The genomic segment TGCTGGTGTGGTGGGAGCGTCTGGTGTGCCAAGGTTGGTCACAAGTACCCCCAGGCGTTCAGGCTCGTTATGGCTGAACTGATCCGTCCCTTTATATGGCATTGATGCTATCCGATGGTGGTGGGTTAATGCTTGCCAGCCTGCTGTGCCAGTCGCGGTATAAGGCCCGTGATGTCATATCCGGCGCGATGAGCTTTGGACAGAATCTCCTCCGGCTGGGTTTCCCGTGCGGCACTGAGGGCCCACAGCACGGTACAGCGGGTTCCAGACCGACAGAAGGCCAGTACGGGTTTCTCGGCATTCCGGATCATCGGCGCAAACCGGTCAACGTCTTGATCGGTGATATTGCCAGACTCCACCGGAAGAAATACCCACTCCAGGCCATGTTCCTGCGCCGCCGCTTCGATGTCTGCCATGGCGGGTTGGCCGGGCTCTTCACGGTCAGGGCGATTTGCAACCAGGGTCCGGAAGCCGAGCCTGGCAATTTCGGCAACATCCTGAACCGAAATCTGGGGGGCTACCGATAGGGTTTCATCAATCTTTCTGATATCCACTTAGGGCTCCAATGGTTGATGGCCGGGAATTTAACGACGGGCCCCTGGGGGCCCGGCACAATGCTTTGATCGGGTCGTGTCGCTCAGGGGTTAGGCGTTATGACCGGATGATGCCCGTATACGCTCAGCAATTTCAAACAGAATCATACCTGTGACCATCGATGCAACAAAGACCACACCTTTGATTTCCCCAGCACCAAAGGCAACCAAAGCCGGCCCCGGGCAGAACCCGGCAATACCCCAGCCGACCCCAAACATCATACTACCGACGATCAGCCGTTTATCGATCTGGGTGTTGGTGGGGAGCTTTATGTTGAAGCCCAGGAATGACAATGTGCGTCTGCGGGCGATGGTGAAGGCTACCAGCCCAACAATAACCGCACCGCCCATGACAAAGGCCAGGGAGGGGTCCCAGGCGCCGGCGATATCCAGAAATCCGAGGACTTTTTCCGGGTTG from the Marinobacter sp. LQ44 genome contains:
- a CDS encoding TIGR01244 family sulfur transferase; the encoded protein is MDIRKIDETLSVAPQISVQDVAEIARLGFRTLVANRPDREEPGQPAMADIEAAAQEHGLEWVFLPVESGNITDQDVDRFAPMIRNAEKPVLAFCRSGTRCTVLWALSAARETQPEEILSKAHRAGYDITGLIPRLAQQAGKH
- a CDS encoding YeeE/YedE family protein — encoded protein: MKYHIASLFAGLIFGLGLIVSGMANPEKVLGFLDIAGAWDPSLAFVMGGAVIVGLVAFTIARRRTLSFLGFNIKLPTNTQIDKRLIVGSMMFGVGWGIAGFCPGPALVAFGAGEIKGVVFVASMVTGMILFEIAERIRASSGHNA